The Mucilaginibacter terrae region ATACACCTCACCATTGCCAATATTCGGAATAAAACCTTCCCAAATACCTGAACCATCCCAACGGTGGTTAAGGCCGTGGCTGCCTTTGTTCCAGCCGTTAAAATTACCTGTTACCGATACGTATTGTGCATTAGGCGCCCAAACGGCAAAATAGGTACCCACCACATTTTTGTGAGTAACCACGTGCGAACCCAGTTTTTCGTACAGTTTAAAGTGCTTACCGCCTTTAAAAAGGTCAATATCAAAATCGGTAAAACGGCTGTATGGCTCAACCGCATTTAGCGTTTCGGGTACGGCATCAGTACTCTGCGTGTTGGGTATTACAGGTAACAATGTTTTTTTTGACTTGGTAGCGGCCTTTTGCTTTTTTTCTTCAACTGCCGTTTTAATCTCGGCAATTGAGATTTCTTGTACCAAAGGCTCTCCCTTTTGCTTTTTAGGCTTGGCTTCCTTTATAGCTACGGGTTCCGGTGATGCTTCTGCCGGTTTTGGAGCCTTAGTAGCTTTGGGCTTCACGGTTTTAACCGGTTCTGATTCGGGAAAGGCTTGGACAGGTTGTTCGGCCTTAGTTTTTTTTGATTTGGCAGCCTTTACCGGCTTACTTTCAGGAAAGGTAGCTATACCGGCTTCGGGCTGTGGTACAATAGTAGCTTTGCTACCGGCTTTAGTGGTTGCAGGTTTAGTTTTATCAAATTTCTTTGCCATAGTAGATTGGTCCTTGCAGACGATAGTTCATAGTAAATACGCACAACACAAATCTTTTTCGAAATTATAACGGTTTTACTCTTTAAAGTTGAACACGGCAATTCGCGCCTTGTTTTACCTGTTTACAATACTAATGAATTTTATTAAACAAGAGCCTGCAAGCAAAAAATATAAGCATTATATAACACAAATAATATATAGCTTAAATCTTGATTACAAAACACTTTTCACAATCAAAACTTAATTAAAATTTAACATTAACCACAAACATCCAAATTTCAAAATCTAATAAATTCCCAAACGATGTAATTTTCCAACATAAACCGCAAAATCATCCTCAAAAAACAAAAAATTTAAACGGTTGACGATTTTTCTTTTTACTTTTCGGTCTGTTTTAGCACATAAGCAAGCGTTAGTATATTGTTGCCCTGCATTGCGGCTTAATTATTGGTAAATTTTACACTTAAGCATCGCAGCAGGCAAGTATTATCAACAAACACTAATTATTTTAAATGGAAGATAATATCCCCCCTATAGAGCCGATTCCCGAATCGCCTGCCGTTAAATTAATTGAGCAGGAAGAAGAAGTTTTTCAGCACGTAAATAACCCGGTACTGGGTTTAAAACCTATTGTAAAAAAATACCTGGCCGCTCCTACCGGTGTGGTACAAAAAGGGAATAAATTCTTTATTACCGATGGTGAGGCTACCGTAGAAATTACCGTTGTAACCGATGAGATCATCCGCGTGCGTTTAGCGCCTCACAGCGTTTTCCTCGAAGAGTTTTCGTACGCCGTGCCCAAGCTCGAGAGCAAGGTTTCGGTTTTCCATTTGTATGATGAAGAGGCAGAATACCGCATATCAACCAGTACGGTTAATTGCCACATTAGTAAAAAAGACTTCTTCGTATCATTCTCTGACAGCCAAAACCACGTAACCAGTGCCGATGCTGTGCCTATGCACTGGGAAGAAAACATTCAGTTTGGCGGATATTATGTTTTCGGCACCAAGGTTTGCCACACTGAGGAAGCATTTTTTGGTTTGGGCGATAAACCTACCGACCTTAACCTGCGCGGCAAACGCTTTGTAAACTGGAACACCGATGCTTACTCTTTTGCCTGGAACCAGGACCCTATTTACCGTAGCATACCTTTTTACATCAGCTTAAACGAAGGCATCGCACACGGTATTTTCTTTGATAATACCTTTAAAGCGCACTTTGATTTTGGCTCAGAGGACCGTGATAAAACCAGTTTTTGGGCCGATGGCGGCGAGCTGCAATACTATTATATACACGGCCCTAACATGATGGATGTGGTAAAACGCTACCATTTGTTAACCGGTACACATCCTATGCCGCCGCTTTGGGCACTGGGCTATCATCAATGCCGCTGGAGCTATTACCCCGAATCGAAGGTAATGAAGGTGGCCAAAGGCTTCCGCGAAAACCAAATCCCGTGTGATGGTATCTACCTCGACATTGACTACATGGACGGCTACCGTTGCTTTACCTGGAACCGCAAGTATTTTCCTGATCCTAAAAAGATGATCAAAGAGCTTGCCGCCGATGGTTTTAAAACCGTGGTAATTATTGACCCGGGTATACGTGTAGATGATAATTACTGGGTATTTAAAGAGGGTAAGGAGAAACGCTATTTTTGCCGCCGTTGCGATGATTACTTTATGGAGGGCCATGTATGGCCGGGCCGTTGCCAGTTCCCCGATTTTACCAACCCCGAGGTACGCGAATGGTGGGGAACCCTGTTTGACGAATTGGTACAATTAGGCGTTGCCGGTGTTTGGAACGATATGAACGAACCTGCCGTTTTCGGTGCAGGAACCTTCCCTGATGATGTGCGCCACCAGTACGATGGTTACCGTGGCTCGCACCGTAAGGCACACAATATATACGGTATGCAAATGGTACGCGCCACCTACGAGGGTATGCGCAAGCTAATGAAAAACAAGCGTCCGTTTACCATTACCCGTGCTGGTTACTCGGGCGTACAGCGCTTTACCTCGGTTTGGACGGGCGATAACGTGGCCTCGTGGGAACACCTGCGTTTGGGTAACGTGCAGTGCCAGCGCCTATCTATGTCGGGCATACCGTTTTGCGGTACCGATATTGGCGGCTTCAGTGGCGAGCCCGATGGCGAACTGTTTACCCGATGGATACAAATGGGCACTTTTTCGCCGTTTATGCGTGCGCACTCGGCCGGTGATACCAAGGAGCGCGAGCCGTGGAGCTTTGGTGAACCATATACCGCCATTAACCGTAAATTTATTGAGCTGCGCTACAAACTGATACCATACCTGTACTCTACTTTTTGGGAGCATCACCGCTATGGTTTTCCTATACTGCGCCCGGTGGTAATGCAGGAGCAGGACGAAATTAACAACCAGGCCCGCCAGGATGAATTTACCTACGGCGATAAAATTTTGGTTTGCCCGGTAATGGAACCTGGTCAAATTAGCCGTAATGTTTATTTGCCTAAAGGCAACTGGTTTGGGTACTGGGACAACGAACCGATTGAAGGCGGCCGGGAAATTGAAGTTTCCACCCCGTTAGAAACTATTCCGCTGTTTGTAAAAGCAGGTTCGGTTATACCCGAATACCCCGTAATGCAATACGTGGGCGAAAAGGAAATTGAAGAGGTTAAACTGAACGTTTATTACAGCGAGGCTATTGCCAACTCCTTCTTTTTTGAAGATTACGGCGAAACCTTTGCCTACGAGCAAGACATTTACTCCGAAAAGAAATTTGTAGTAAGCGGCAAGCCCACCAGCATGACCATTGAGCAAAGCATGGAAGGCCTTTATACCCCACGTTACGAAAACTATCATTTCAACGTTGCCGGCTTACCATTCAAGCCCACAAAAATTATAGCCGACGGTAAGGAAGTAACCGACTTTACTTTTGACGACACGCTAAAATTACTCGACTTTAAGTTTACCAAAAACTTTAAGCATATTGAAATAGCGTAGAGTTTTTGGCATTTGGCACAAAAAAAGCAGCAAACCTAAAATAGGGATGCTGCTTTTTTTATGCTATTATTATCCGGTTTATTTAAAATATCTCTATTTCAAATAAACATAGGTAATACCATCACCACCCCTGTCCGGGTGCTCGTCTTCCATATGGCTTACTTCGTTGTATTTTTTTAGATAGCCGCGTATTAGTTTTCGTAAAATGCCATCGCCTTTGCCATGGATGATCCTCAGATTACCAAAACTCATCATTATAGCGCGGTCTAAAAGTTTTTCAATAGCATGAATGGCATCTTCTCCGCGCATACCGCGCACATCAATTTCAGGGCTAAAACCTGCCATATCACTGGTTGATGATGCACTTGTGCCGGCACGTCGAATTTCCTTCGGAACTTCTTTACGCGATACCTTTTCTACTCGTTTGCGCTTGGCTACAGTACGTAAATCGCCAATGGCTATAATGATATTGTCTTTTGCAATTTCAATTACCTGACCCGTGGTACTCGTGTCGGTTAGCTTTACCCAATCGCCTACTTTTATTTCTTCATCGGCGGCTTGTTTGGCAGCGGTGGTTTCTGTTTTAATCGTATTCTTCTGTACCTCTCGGCTAAGGTTTTCGCGTAGAGCACGGGTCTTCTCTTTATCGGCCTGATTGCTTTTTATTTCGGCAATGGTATTTTCAACCAGCTTGTTGGCATTGATGATTATATCCTTAGCCTGCTGTTTGGCATCTTTAATAAGAGCGCGTTGATTTTCTTCGAGGTAGTTTTTAAGCTTTTCGTTTTCGGCCAACAGGTCATCAACACGCTTTTGCTGGCGGTTAAGTTGTACTTTGGTGTCGTATATCTCCTTTTTCTCGCGCTCTAAATCAATCAAAAGAGTATCTACCTTTTTCTGGCCATCACTAATTTTATTTTTAGCCAAACTAAGTACCTGCGGCGGCAAACCAATTTTCTGTGCAATTTCAAATGCATACGAACTGCCCGGCTTACCCACCTCTAATTGGTAAAGCGGTTTCATCTGCACGTTATCAAACAGCATCGAAGCATTCTCGATACCCTCTGTATTACTCGAAAATATTTTAAGGTTTGAGTAGTGTGTAGTTACCATGCCCCTTACCTTTTTATGGTTGAGCGATTCGAGTACGGCTTCGGCAATTGGGCCGCCAAACTGCGGGTCGGTACCGGTACCAAACTCATCTATCAGGATCATGGTTTTGCCGTTGGCCATCTCTACAAAGTGCTTCATTTTACTCAAATGTGCACTGTATGTACTTAAATCACTCTCGATAGACTGGTCGTCGCCTATATCTACAAACAATTGCTTAAATACCCCTGCAGTACTACTTGGATCAGCCGGGATAAGCAAGCCGGCCTGTACCATCATTTGCAATAACCCCACGGTTTTCATACAAACCGATTTACCACCGGCATTAGGCCCCGATACAGTTATGATGCGCACCCCCTCATCAATGCGCACGTTAAGCGGTACAACCGATTTTTGCTCTTTCTTAAAGCTCAGGAACAATAACGGGTGACGGGCATTAATTAAATTAAATCGGGCTTCGTTAACCACCGCTGGCATACCCGCCTCAATATCAATTGCAAACAGAGCTTTTGCACGTACAAAATCAAGCTTGGTTAGCAAGCCGTGGTACGATAGCAACAGCGGCACATACGGGCGTAGTTCGTCGGTTAGCTGGGTGAGTATTTTAACAATTTCGCGGCGGCGCTCAAACTCCAGATCGCGGATGCGGTTGTTGAGCGTAAAAACCTCCTCGGGCTCCATGTAAACGGTTTGCCCCGTGGCCGATTCATCATGGATAAAACCTTTGAGTTTACGCTTGTTTTCGGCCAGTAAAGGAATACACAAACGGCCGTCGCGTATGGTTAATGATCCGTCGGCCGTCCAGCCGTTTGAACTGGCGCTTTTAAATATTTGGTCAATTTTGCGACGGGCTTCTTGCTCGGCTTTACTCATGCCCGAAGTAATTTCCTGCAACTCGCGCGATGCATTGGGGCGTATCTTGCCCTTAGCATCCAACACCATATCTATCTTTTTGAGGATAGTTTTCTCGATAGGCAAGTGTTCAAACAGGGCTTCGAGGTTAGTGTATTGGCCTTCGCGCTCGTTAAAGTAGCCTATTACCGCAAATACGGTAGTTAGTGAGGTTTGTATCTGGAAAAATTCTTCTTCACTTAAAAAAGCCCCCTCCAACCTAACTTTGTTGGCCAGAGTTTTTATATCATAAAAATTATTGATGGGCAGCGCCGCATCATTTAGCAGTATATTCTTAAACTCGTTTGCCTGACTCAGAAACTTGTGTATCTGGTCGTAATTATTCATCACCTGAATTTTATCAACCATTTGCTGGCCCATAACGCTCAGGCAGTGCGCTTTTATCAGTTCCTTTACTTCGGTAAAACCTAACTTATCAGCACTATTATCAGGATATAACATTATATAACTTTCGTTTTTTGTTTTTTGGCGACACTATCTGTCTTCAGCTTTTTACGTATCAAGTCGGCCTTTCCTTTGCTGGTTTTGGCAATCGAATCATTTTTACGCTTCTCGGCCTTCTTTACCGAGTCGGCCATTTTTTTAGCCTTGGCCGCCATAATTTTAGTTTGCTTAACCCGCTCTAACGAATCCGCTTTAGCTATCACTTTTAACGACGAGTCGCTTTTGGCTTTCAATATGTCAGTTACTTTTACATAAACTTCGTACAGTTGGTCGGGCTCGTTTGCGTACCAGGCAAAGCTCTTTTTAAATTGAACACTATCGGTTTTATGCTGCTTAAACACGGCATCATACTGGTTGAAACCATATTTAAATAAACTATCGGGCATTTGAGCCACATTAGCCAGGTTTCCATCAACCAAATGCACATCAACTAACAGGGGCACCATTTGCTTTGGACTGAGTATACCATCGGGCCTGCCGGGTTTACATGCTGCCAGCAAAATAACGGGCACTAAAAAAAACAAGACTTTATATATACGCATTCTGTAATTTAGCAGGCTCAAAGGCCCCACCCCGGCCCTCCCCGTAAGGGAGGGTGCAGATACACCTCTTTTTGGAGATGTTAAGTGTTGCTTATGATTCTTTATTTTAATGAGCAAATTTACGCAATAAATGAGCATTACCGATAATATTAATAGTGTTAAACGCGAACTTGATAAGGTTAGTGTAACCCTGGTTGCAGTGTCTAAAACCAAGCCAGTAAGTGACATCCAAGAGGCTTACAATGCAGGTCAGCGCATTTTTGGCGAAAACCAGGTGCAGGAGTTGGTAGAAAAGCATGAAGCCTTACCTAAAGACATTGAATGGCATTTGGTTGGGCACCTGCAAACCAATAAGGTTAAATACATAGCACCTTTCATCAGTCTAATTCAGTCGGTTGATAGTTTGAAATTGCTTCAGGAGATCAATAAACATGCTGAGAAAAATAAACGGGTAATTGACTGCCTGTTACAGGTTTATATTGCCGACGAAGAAACTAAATACGGCTTAGGATTTGATGAGGTGATTGAACTTTTACGCTCGGAAGAATTTGCCCAGTTGAAAAACATTCGCCTACGCGGCCTTATGGGTATTGCCACTAATACTGATAGTGAAAAGCAGATTAAAGAAGAGTTTTATGAATTAGATACATTTTTTGACGGCATTACGCAAAGCTATTTCAGGAAAGAGGATAGTTTTGACACGCTATCGATGGGTATGTCGAGCGACTATAGAATTGCCATTGAGCAAGGCAGCACCATGGTGCGTTTAGGTAGCACAATTTTTGGCGACCGGGTATACGCAGCACCTGCGCACATTAAAGGAGATAAGTTTACCAAGTCTTCAAACGAAGAAAATAATCAGGAAGAGGCCTAAACTTAGTTATGAAAGCACATTTAAGAGTAGCCCGCAAGCAAGATTGCCCGCGTTTACTGGAATTGATAAAAGAGTTGGCAATATTTGAACGTGCCCCGCAGGAAGTAACCGTTTCCCTTGAGCATTTTGAGGAAGCTGGCTTTGGTGCCAAACCAGTTTGGAAAGCATTTGTTGTAGAGGTTGATAATTTTATAGTTGGCTTTGCGCTGTATTATGTTCGTTACTCAACATGGAAAGGCAGCCGTCTTTACCTGGAAGACCTTATTGTGACCGAGGTAATGCGAGGAAGAGGCATAGGCAAAATGTTGTTTAACCGAATGATACAGGAGGCCCGCGAATTAGGCTATAACGGTATGACCTGGCAGGTACTTGACTGGAACGAACCAGCTATAAAATTTTATAAAAAGTACGAAGCAGGTTTAGAGGCCGGTTGGCTCAATGCTTCATTAACAACCGAGCAGATACTTAATTATAAGTTATGAACGCAAAACATTTATTACTGATAGCCGCAATTGGAGCAAGTGTGACCGCCTGTACAAATGGTAAGAGTACCTCACTAAAACCCGATGTGTGGCAAGACACCCTCACCTATCAGTTTAAAACGGTAAACGCAAAAGCCGATGATTGTGCGGGCAAGCCCGATAGCGCCTGTACCACGATAAAATTTAAATATCCTGCGTTTGATAACCAGCCCCTGCTTAATGATACTGTGGTTAATGGTTTGGCTACATTACTCGATAAGCAAAAAGGCATTGCCGGTTTACAGCGTTTAGCCTGGCAGTTTTTACAGGATTATAAAGACTTTAAAAAGCAAAATCCAACATCTCCTGCGTTTTTTGAGTTAGATAGTAAAGTAAATATTATACGCCAGGATAGCAGCTTAATTGGCTTAGAGTATAATGGCTACCAATATACCGGTGGAGCACATGGCGCTACCTTAATACGCTACCTTAACTGGGATGTTACGGCTAAAAAGAAGCTATTACTGAACGATATTTTTAAACCCGGTTACGAGGCAGAGATTAATAAAATTGCCGAAAAAATATTCCGTAAGCAGGAAAACCTGAGTGAGACTGCTTCACTGGCTGATAATTACTTCTTTAAAGATGCAAAGTTCAGCCTTAATCAGAACTTTTTGATTACGCCCATAGGTATTAAGTTTTTGTACAACCAGTATGAAATTAAGCCCTATGCCGCAGGTCAAACCAGTTTAGAGATCCCTTACGAACAAATTAAAACATTGCTGAAACCCGGAACGGTTACAGCCCGATATACTCAAGAATAAATGCTGGTATTTAAGTTTGGAGGCGCATCAGTTAAAGATGCTGCCGGAGTTGCCAATTTAGCCCATGTGGTGCAAAAGTATGCGCATGAGCAATTGCTCATTGTGGTATCGGCCATGGGTAAAACCACCAACGCGTTAGAAAAACTGGCTAAAGCATATTTCAACCATGCTGATGATGTGCATGAACTTTACGAAGAAGTAAAGCAATATCACTACACCATTATGCACCAACTGTTTGAAGATGGGCACCCGGTGTTTGATGAAGTGAACAATACTTTTGTGGAGATTGACTGGATGCTGGAGGATGAGCCGGTTGATACGTATGATTTTATTTATGACCAGCTGGTATCAGTAGGTGAATTACTTTCAACCCGAATAGTTAACGCTTACCTGGCACAAACCGGGCTTAACAGCAAATGGCTGGATGTACGTGGCTATATTCACACCGATAATACCTACCGCGAGGGCACCGTGGATTGGGATAAAACCAGCGCCAACATTCAGGCCGAAATTCCGGGCATGCTGAGCAAAAACATCGTGGTAACACAAGGTTTTTTAGGCGGAACATCTGAAAACTTTACCACCACGCTGGGACGTGAAGGTTCGGACTACACGGCATCTATATTTGCAGCATGTTTACAAGCCCAATCTGTTACCACCTGGAAAGATGTTCCCGGTGTACTGAATGCCGATCCTAAAATTTTTCAAGATACCGTAAAATTCGACGAGCTATCGTACACCGAGGCTATGGAGATGACCTACTATGGAGCTACGGTTATTCACCCGAAAACCATAAAACCGTTGCAAAATGCAGGTATACCGCTACTGGTAAAACCATTTGGCAATCCTGATGCACCCGGGACCCGTATTTGTGAAACGGCTAATCAGCAGTTTGCAAAAGCAATTATCATTATTAAGCAAAATCAGGTATTGGTATCAGTATCGTCTAAAGACCATTCCTTTATTTCTGAAAACATCCTAAGCAAGGTATATCAACTGTTTGCTCAAAATCAGGTAAAAATAAACCTACTGCAAACATCGGCCCTAAGCCTGTCGGTGTGCTTTGATTTAGTTGAGGAACGGTTTGAAAAACTTTTAAGTCAGCTTAACCAGGAGTTTAACGTAAAATACAATAGCGCGCTCGAATTGATTACCTTGCGCCACTACGAACCAGAAGTGCTTAAACAATTAACTGAAGGCAAGAAGGTTTTGTTAGAACAAACCAGCCGAAATACGGCTCAGGTAGTGGTAGCTATAAATTAAATATTGGCGCTGCTTGCCTTAGCATCGGGTAAATTGACAGGTAAGCCCGGTACGGTAACTTTAAATAGAGGGAGCGCAAAATAGAAGGTTGAACCTTTGTTCACTTCACTTTCTACCCAAATACAGCCCTTATTAAGGTCGATAAATTCTTTACACATTACCAGGCCTAAACTGGTACCCGTTTCATTATGGGTACCTTTAGTACTGGCATTACCAACATTAAAAAGCCTTGCAATACGCTCAGGCTTTATGCCCACTCCATTATCAGTAATCGAAAATATCACCTCCGATGCTTTATAACTAACCTCAGCATCAATAATCACCACACCTCCCGACGCCGTAAATTTAACCGCATTGGCAAGCAGGTTACGCACTATAAACTCAAAATGATTAGGGTCCACAGTGATAGCCATATTATCAACAACTTTATCAAGAATGGTTATCCGCTTTTTATCGGCATTAGCGGTTATCAGGTCCACAACGCGTGCTATGGCTTGCTTAGGTTCCACGATCATGCTGTTAAGGCGTACACCATTTAGCTGCATTTCGCCCCATTTAAGTAACATATTCAGGGTTTCTAATGATACGTTGCTGGCAGCAGTAATTTTTTTAACCAGCATAATTCGTTCGGCTGGCTCAATGTCTTCATCCTCCAGTAAAAACATTAAATCTATCACAGATGCAAATGGGGTACGCAAATCGTGCGCTAAAACCGAAAATAGTTTATCCTTAACATTATTTGACTCTTCCAAACTGTTGTTAGCCTGGTTAAGCAATCTGTTAAGTTTGCGGCTACGATAAAAGTTGTAGCCAACCACCCCTATTATTAATACACAGGCAGCACTTAACCCTACATAAATTTTAGATTCAAGCTTTTGGCGGGTGTTTTCTAATTTAAGGGCACTAACACGTGCATTTGATTTATAAAGCTCATAATCAGATTGTAAGCTAACTACTTGCTTAGCCATGTTCTTATAAAAGAAACTATCTGCTAACGCATTTTGCTGCTCTTTCATGAGCAATGCTGCTTCAAAATTACGTTGAGATTTATAAAGGTCGGCCAGGCGGCTTAAAACTTCAATTTCCTGCTTATGGGCACCTTTTTCTCGCACTAACTCCAATGCCTGTTTAAAGTAGTATATGGCTTGTTTGGCGTTTAAGGCTCCGTAGGTATCGCCCAAACCGGTAAGGGTTTGAAACTCGCGCAAATAGTTCTGTATTTTGCGGGCTTTAGTTAACGCTTCTTTTTGCAGTTGGATGGACTTGTTTTTATTGCCTTCCTTATTATAAACCTTAGCCAGGTTATTAGTTAGCGTAATATTTAGTCCCTGATATTGTGGCACATCGCTTAGCGCAATACCTTTTTCAAGGTAAGCTTTTGCCTTTTCGTCTATACCCAACTCGCGGTAAATGATACCGTAATTGTTGTAAATATTGAGAGAAAGATTTGAAAACGGAATAGTTTGATTAATGCCTTCGGCAATATTGAGGTATTTTAAAGCAACATCAAATTTGCGTTGGCCAACATATCCCTCGGCAACTGTAAGGTAAGCCTCCATTTTGCCCGGCATATTGTTACTGCGTTCGGCAACTTCTAAAGAGCGAAGAAAATAGCCTATTGCTTTATCATAATTTCCTTTACGTAGCTCTACCACGCCCAAACGAATGATGATAGCAGCTTCGCCTACTGCATTCTTCTTTTTGCGGTACATTGCTAACGCTTCCATATACTTCAATTTCGAAGCATCAAATTCGCCCAGGTTATCATCAATCATGCCCAAATGATTAAGCATCATGGCATAGCCATTTAAATCATTAGTTTTTTGAGCGAGAGCGATAGCTTGTTTAGCAAAAAAAGTAGCCGAATCGGGTTTGGAGTACCTATACCGTTTTACCAGTTTATCGTAATCAGCAATGGTGAGGGCATTATTGTGCGATACTGCCGGCAAAGAAGCGGCAGGTTGTGCTTTTACCGAACCATAAGTAAGGTTAAGCACCAGTAAAATCAATAGCACAAATCTCAACAGGGGCATTGCTGCAGTACCGTAAATATAGGGTAATAACTACTTGCTTTTACGTATACCATTTAAATTTGTTGTAACCGTAAATGTTATTTCGGCAACATCAAATCTCGTCAACAAATTTAATTAAAAATAAAGTACAAACAAAAAAGCCATCCTGAAGATGGCTTTTTTATTAAATTATAAGCATTGCTTATGATTTTTTTCCGCGTTGTCCACGGTCGTTATCTTTGTTTGAGGTTACAAATGATGGTTGTCCACCGCTGTTACTAACACCTTTTGATTTTTGCACTTCGCGTTGGTTGGCAAATTTACGGTCGGCAGTTGAAGAACCTTGTCCGTTGTTGTTTACATTTTCTTGATTTTTCATGATAGTTTCATTTTTAGATTTACAATATCATTTTGAAGAAACTCTGTTGCTTTTTTAAAACAGCCAAGCATCTTCATCACTATTAAAACAATAACCATACCGATAATTAACCTTAATTTTAAAAAATCACCATACCAATAAAAGCAACAGCATTAAATCTTTTGGCTATATTACTACGTATACTTAAATTGCGTTTAAGCGTAACCTTACACCCATTATGGATAAACAGCAGATACTCCAGTATTTAAGCCAAAATAATATACACCATATCAAATTTGCTTTTGCCGATATAGACGGTATTTTACGCGGAAAAGTAATTCACCGTAAAAAGTTTGAAGCGGGCTTAACCGATGGCTACGGCTTTTGTGATGTAGTTTTTGGCTGGGACAGTGATGATGAAGGTTATGATAATGTGCAGGTAACCGGCTGGCATACCGGCTACCCTGATAAACCCTGCCGTATTGATTTATCTACTTTTCGCACCATACCCTGGCAAAATAGTATCCCATTCTTTTTGGGAGATTTTAGTGGAGACGGCAACGAACAGGTTCCATGCCCGCGCACATTGCTCAAGCACATAGCTCAACAATGTACCGATATGGGCTACCACCCTGAGTTTGCGCAGGAATTTGAATGGTTCAACTTTAGCGAAACGCCCAAATCATTAGAGCAAAAAGGCTTTACCAATATGGAACCGCTTACGCCGGGCATGTTCGGCTATTCTATGCTTCGTTTATCGCAGCAAAGCGATTTTTATTTCGATTTGATAAACCTGCTCGAAGAATTTGGTATTCCCATTGAAGGTTTGCATACCGAAACAGGTCCCGGGGTATACGAAGCGGCCATTATACACGACCATGTTGTTGCCGCTGCTGACAAAGCCGCCTTATTAAAAAATGCAATTAAAGAAATTGCATCTAAACACGGTATAGTGGCCACCTTCATGGCCAAATGGAGCCACAATTTACCCGGATGCAGCGGACATGTACATCAAAGCTTATGGGACATGAACAAAACTACCAACTTATTTTACAACGAGGCCGATGAGCACAACATGAGCGATTTGATGAAGCATTACCTGGCCGGTCAGCTTTATTGTCTGCCACACATTATACCCATGTACGCACCTACAATTA contains the following coding sequences:
- a CDS encoding DUF3298 and DUF4163 domain-containing protein; this encodes MNAKHLLLIAAIGASVTACTNGKSTSLKPDVWQDTLTYQFKTVNAKADDCAGKPDSACTTIKFKYPAFDNQPLLNDTVVNGLATLLDKQKGIAGLQRLAWQFLQDYKDFKKQNPTSPAFFELDSKVNIIRQDSSLIGLEYNGYQYTGGAHGATLIRYLNWDVTAKKKLLLNDIFKPGYEAEINKIAEKIFRKQENLSETASLADNYFFKDAKFSLNQNFLITPIGIKFLYNQYEIKPYAAGQTSLEIPYEQIKTLLKPGTVTARYTQE
- a CDS encoding glutamine synthetase family protein; this encodes MDKQQILQYLSQNNIHHIKFAFADIDGILRGKVIHRKKFEAGLTDGYGFCDVVFGWDSDDEGYDNVQVTGWHTGYPDKPCRIDLSTFRTIPWQNSIPFFLGDFSGDGNEQVPCPRTLLKHIAQQCTDMGYHPEFAQEFEWFNFSETPKSLEQKGFTNMEPLTPGMFGYSMLRLSQQSDFYFDLINLLEEFGIPIEGLHTETGPGVYEAAIIHDHVVAAADKAALLKNAIKEIASKHGIVATFMAKWSHNLPGCSGHVHQSLWDMNKTTNLFYNEADEHNMSDLMKHYLAGQLYCLPHIIPMYAPTINSYKRLVEGAWAPTTITWGIDNRTTALRVLNHSHDYTRLETRIPGADSNPYLALSAALASGLYGIKHKLPLTLPPVDGNGYNYKSNGSIAANLYEAATTMKNSAVAKELFGDVFTEHFTNTRIWEWRQFSRHVTDWELKRYFEII
- a CDS encoding aspartate kinase → MLVFKFGGASVKDAAGVANLAHVVQKYAHEQLLIVVSAMGKTTNALEKLAKAYFNHADDVHELYEEVKQYHYTIMHQLFEDGHPVFDEVNNTFVEIDWMLEDEPVDTYDFIYDQLVSVGELLSTRIVNAYLAQTGLNSKWLDVRGYIHTDNTYREGTVDWDKTSANIQAEIPGMLSKNIVVTQGFLGGTSENFTTTLGREGSDYTASIFAACLQAQSVTTWKDVPGVLNADPKIFQDTVKFDELSYTEAMEMTYYGATVIHPKTIKPLQNAGIPLLVKPFGNPDAPGTRICETANQQFAKAIIIIKQNQVLVSVSSKDHSFISENILSKVYQLFAQNQVKINLLQTSALSLSVCFDLVEERFEKLLSQLNQEFNVKYNSALELITLRHYEPEVLKQLTEGKKVLLEQTSRNTAQVVVAIN
- a CDS encoding tetratricopeptide repeat-containing sensor histidine kinase, which codes for MPLLRFVLLILLVLNLTYGSVKAQPAASLPAVSHNNALTIADYDKLVKRYRYSKPDSATFFAKQAIALAQKTNDLNGYAMMLNHLGMIDDNLGEFDASKLKYMEALAMYRKKKNAVGEAAIIIRLGVVELRKGNYDKAIGYFLRSLEVAERSNNMPGKMEAYLTVAEGYVGQRKFDVALKYLNIAEGINQTIPFSNLSLNIYNNYGIIYRELGIDEKAKAYLEKGIALSDVPQYQGLNITLTNNLAKVYNKEGNKNKSIQLQKEALTKARKIQNYLREFQTLTGLGDTYGALNAKQAIYYFKQALELVREKGAHKQEIEVLSRLADLYKSQRNFEAALLMKEQQNALADSFFYKNMAKQVVSLQSDYELYKSNARVSALKLENTRQKLESKIYVGLSAACVLIIGVVGYNFYRSRKLNRLLNQANNSLEESNNVKDKLFSVLAHDLRTPFASVIDLMFLLEDEDIEPAERIMLVKKITAASNVSLETLNMLLKWGEMQLNGVRLNSMIVEPKQAIARVVDLITANADKKRITILDKVVDNMAITVDPNHFEFIVRNLLANAVKFTASGGVVIIDAEVSYKASEVIFSITDNGVGIKPERIARLFNVGNASTKGTHNETGTSLGLVMCKEFIDLNKGCIWVESEVNKGSTFYFALPLFKVTVPGLPVNLPDAKASSANI